The Bradyrhizobium diazoefficiens genome contains the following window.
ACGCCGGCATCGCGTGCGATGTCCGAGAGCGAGGTGCCGCGCACGCCGTTGCGCCAGAACTGATCGAACGCAATGCGCAGGACGTCGTCGTGATCGAATTCGCGCGGCCTCAAATCATGCTCCTCTGCCTCGTTCGCAATATTTGACACGGCGTCAAGAATATGTTTTCTAGACATCGTGTCAAAAAACTAGTTGGGATTGATAGCCCATTTCGTCAATGGACCGAACGGCCGGCGCTTGCGTGCGCCTTGGCCGATCGCCCGCATGCAAACGGACCAGATCATGCCTCTCCTTCACATCTCGATGCGCGCCGGAAGGCCGGATGCCTACCGGCAGGCGATCCTCGACGGTCTCTACCGGGCCATGCGCGAGGCACTGAACGTGCCCGAGGGTGACGAGTTCATGACCATCAGCGAGCTGTCGCCTGCGAACTTCCGCTGCGGCAACGCCTACGGCGTCAAGCGCAGCGACGACGCCGTGCTGATCCAGATCACCGTGTTCGCCTCGCGGACGCCCGAGCAAAAGAAGGCGCTGTATCGCCGGATCGCGGAACTGCTCGGCGACGATCCTGGCATCCGTCCCGAGGACGTGTTCGTCAACGTGCTGGACGCGCCGGCGGAGAACTGGTCCGTCGGCCACGGCCTCGCACAGTTTGCCTAAGCTTTTCGGGCGCGGATCTGCCGCCGCCCTCTTGAGAATTGCCGGCCGGAAGGGTCTGATCGGACGCGGAGCAAACCTCCGCCGAGCCAAACCCGGGACCTGAACGGCATGACCATGTCCGTCGAGCAATTGTGGACCCTGCCGGAAACCGCGCTGGTCGGCGCCTACGCAGAGGCGCGGCGCCGTTACGCCGAGAGGAAATTCGAGCGCGATACCCAGCGGGCGCGGCTCGAATGGATGCGCGCAAAGCTGTTCGTCAACACACAGGGCAACGTGACCGAACGCAAGATGGCCGTCGACGTCTCCGAGGAACTGGCGCGCAAAGGCCAGGAGGTGCGCGAGATGACGCGCGATCTCGACATGCTGAAGATCGAGGTCGACATGATCGACACGATGATCCGACTGCGCGGCGCGCACGGCGTCGCGCCGGTTCACGCGGAAGAGGCGGCCGAGAAGGCGGCCGAGCCGGAGGGGGAGTGACCATGGCGCCTTTCCGCGGAAGCTGCCTGTGCGGCGAGGTGGCGTTCGAGGTCGATGGTCCCTTCGAGCGTTTCCTCAACTGCCATTGCTCGCGCTGCCGCAAGGCAACCGGTACCGCGCATGCTTGCGAGGTGATCGTGAATGCGAGCGCGCTACGCTGGCTGCGCGGGGAAGCATCCGTCGCCCGTTTCGATCTGCCCAACGCGCGCAGTTTTGCCACAGCCTTCTGCAAAACCTGCGGCAGCCCGATGCCGCACCTCACACGCAGCGGACGCGAGGCGATCATCCACGCCGGCGCGTTTGACGAGCCGCTGGGCGCGACACCCGACCGGCACGTGCAGTGGTCGTCGCGTGCGGAATGGTATGTGCACGGCAACGGACTGACGGTCGAGGATTGAGGCGTCGGGAGAGTTGAGGTAGTGCGCCTGCGCCTGGCGCGAATCGTACTACCCGCCCACAACGCACGTCTCCATGATCCCCTCGAGCTCGGCCTTTGAGAGCACCCCGAGCTCGGCGATGAAGACGATGCGCGCACGCGGCACGCCTTCAGTCGGCGGTTCGCCCGGCGCGAGTGTCGCGCGGCCGCCGGCGAATTGAAACACCATCTGGCGTCCGGGCTGCTCGATCGTTTCGAACAAGCCCTTTGCGCGCGCCAGCTTCGGCGCCAGCTTGCCGATCGTCTGCTGCAAGCGCGGCAGCGAGAGCGGCCGGTCCGAGGTCCAGCTCAACGTCTCGAAGCGCTCTTCTGCCGGACGTTTTGGTCCCGGCTCGCGTGAAGCCGGCGCGCGATCGACATTCGCGGGGAAGAGCAGCGCGGACGGAATCTCGCCGTGTTGCGCATCGACCACCACGGCAGGAACGCGCTGCGCGCGGATGGCTTCCCGCATCCGCACCCCCGCGCCTTCGTCGGCCAGATCCAGCTTGCTCAACGCCACGATGTCGGCGACGCGCAGCTGCGACCGCTGGAGCGCATCATCGAGTGCAGAAGGCGACGTTGCGGCGTCCATTACGCAAAGCACGGTTTCCAGCGGG
Protein-coding sequences here:
- a CDS encoding tautomerase family protein, producing the protein MPLLHISMRAGRPDAYRQAILDGLYRAMREALNVPEGDEFMTISELSPANFRCGNAYGVKRSDDAVLIQITVFASRTPEQKKALYRRIAELLGDDPGIRPEDVFVNVLDAPAENWSVGHGLAQFA
- a CDS encoding GFA family protein, with the translated sequence MAPFRGSCLCGEVAFEVDGPFERFLNCHCSRCRKATGTAHACEVIVNASALRWLRGEASVARFDLPNARSFATAFCKTCGSPMPHLTRSGREAIIHAGAFDEPLGATPDRHVQWSSRAEWYVHGNGLTVED
- a CDS encoding GTP-binding protein codes for the protein MPVPILLVTGFLGAGKTTVVNHLLANADGRRIAAVVNDFGAINIDAELIAGASDGVVSLANGCICCSLEGDLLRTLSSLLRRDPRPDYIVIETSGVADPADIVRNLMDPVILREAPLETVLCVMDAATSPSALDDALQRSQLRVADIVALSKLDLADEGAGVRMREAIRAQRVPAVVVDAQHGEIPSALLFPANVDRAPASREPGPKRPAEERFETLSWTSDRPLSLPRLQQTIGKLAPKLARAKGLFETIEQPGRQMVFQFAGGRATLAPGEPPTEGVPRARIVFIAELGVLSKAELEGIMETCVVGG